In a single window of the Micromonospora sp. WMMD1155 genome:
- a CDS encoding alpha/beta fold hydrolase — protein MEQVRARDGAAIVLHSTGAGPGVVLVHGGGTTIDVYRRLARALADRFTVHLYNRRGRADAPPRSAPYTADQEIGDLAAVLEHTGSGNVIGHSSGGFLALEAALRLPIDRLALYDAAISIDGSFPSAWLPSARAAAEGGDTARALAITTAGINSHMAAGKLPLGVRIAIIRAFLRTPIGRTMGELLPTTLEETALILAHDGPATRWAGVKAEVLLACGADGPPYYVQQNAALARALPRARTLTIARSGHDAINRAHPRIVDPLAAFFAAPVTPERARH, from the coding sequence ATGGAGCAGGTCAGGGCACGGGACGGCGCGGCGATCGTCCTGCACTCCACGGGGGCGGGGCCGGGTGTCGTCCTGGTGCACGGCGGTGGCACGACGATCGACGTCTACCGGCGGCTGGCCCGGGCGCTCGCCGACCGGTTCACCGTGCACCTCTACAACCGACGGGGGCGGGCCGACGCGCCACCGAGGTCCGCGCCCTACACCGCGGACCAGGAGATCGGCGACCTCGCCGCCGTGCTGGAGCACACCGGCTCGGGCAACGTCATCGGCCACAGCAGTGGCGGTTTCCTGGCGCTCGAAGCCGCACTCCGACTACCGATCGACCGGCTCGCCCTCTACGACGCCGCGATCTCGATCGACGGCAGCTTCCCGTCGGCGTGGTTGCCGTCCGCGCGGGCGGCAGCGGAGGGCGGCGACACCGCTCGGGCTCTCGCCATCACGACCGCCGGGATCAACTCGCACATGGCGGCGGGGAAGCTCCCGCTCGGCGTCCGGATCGCGATCATCCGCGCCTTCCTGCGTACGCCGATCGGTCGGACCATGGGCGAGCTGCTGCCGACCACGTTGGAGGAGACGGCCCTGATCCTGGCGCACGACGGCCCGGCCACCCGCTGGGCCGGGGTGAAGGCCGAGGTGCTGCTGGCCTGCGGTGCCGACGGCCCGCCCTACTACGTGCAGCAGAACGCCGCGCTGGCCCGCGCGCTGCCACGCGCCCGGACGCTGACGATCGCGCGCAGCGGCCACGACGCCATCAACCGGGCGCACCCGCGGATCGTCGACCCCCTCGCCGCGTTCTTCGCAGCGCCGGTGACGCCGGAGCGGGCGCGTCACTGA